One Mycobacterium kubicae genomic window carries:
- a CDS encoding NfeD family protein: MPVALIWLIAALVLAGAEALTGDMFLLMLGGGALAAAGTSWLTDWPVWADGAVFLVVSVLLVMTVRPALRRRLTPAKGAVMGVQALEGKNALVLDRVARDEGQVKLDGQVWTARPLNEGDTYEPGQQVTVVHIDGATAVVFKNV, encoded by the coding sequence ATGCCTGTGGCGCTGATCTGGCTAATTGCAGCATTGGTGCTAGCCGGCGCGGAAGCGCTCACCGGCGACATGTTCTTGTTGATGCTCGGCGGGGGAGCGTTGGCGGCCGCCGGGACCAGCTGGCTGACGGACTGGCCGGTCTGGGCGGACGGGGCGGTGTTCCTCGTCGTCTCGGTCCTGCTGGTGATGACGGTGCGCCCGGCCCTGCGGCGGCGGTTGACCCCGGCCAAGGGCGCGGTGATGGGTGTGCAGGCGCTGGAGGGCAAGAACGCGCTCGTGCTGGACCGGGTGGCCCGCGACGAAGGGCAGGTCAAGCTGGACGGTCAGGTGTGGACGGCGCGCCCGCTCAACGAGGGTGATACCTACGAGCCCGGCCAGCAGGTAACCGTCGTGCACATCGACGGCGCCACGGCGGTGGTCTTCAAGAACGTGTAA
- a CDS encoding SPFH domain-containing protein: protein MNGAVAGLVLLVVLVIFAIIIVAKSVALIPQAEAAVIERLGRYSRTVSGQLTLLVPFIDRVRARVDLRERVVSFPPQPVITEDNLTLNIDTVVYFQVTVPQAAVYEISNYIVGVEQLTTTTLRNVVGGMTLEQTLTSRDMINGQLRGVLDEATNRWGLRVARVELRSIDPPPSIQASMEKQMKADREKRAMILTAEGTRQAAIMQAEGQKAAQILAAEGAKQAAILTAEADRQSRVLRAQGERAAAYLRAQGQAKAIEKTFAAIKAGRPTPEMLAYQYLQTLPEMARGDANKVWVVPSDFSAALQGFTRLLGTPGEDGVFRFEPSPVEDAPRHAADGDDAEVADWFSTETDPAVAQAVAKAEAIAGKPVDGAAASPPELRQ from the coding sequence GTGAACGGTGCAGTTGCTGGGTTGGTGTTGTTGGTCGTCTTGGTGATATTCGCCATCATCATCGTCGCCAAATCGGTCGCGCTGATCCCGCAGGCCGAGGCCGCGGTGATCGAGCGGCTCGGGCGGTACAGCCGCACGGTCAGCGGGCAGTTGACGTTGTTGGTGCCCTTCATCGACCGTGTCCGGGCCCGGGTGGACCTGCGGGAGCGGGTGGTGTCGTTCCCGCCGCAGCCCGTCATCACCGAGGACAACCTGACCCTCAACATCGACACCGTCGTCTATTTCCAGGTCACCGTTCCGCAGGCCGCGGTGTATGAGATCAGCAACTACATCGTCGGCGTCGAGCAGCTCACCACCACCACGCTGCGCAACGTCGTCGGCGGCATGACCCTCGAGCAGACGCTGACCTCCCGCGACATGATCAACGGACAGCTGCGCGGCGTATTGGACGAGGCGACCAACCGCTGGGGTTTGCGGGTCGCACGCGTGGAGCTGCGCAGCATCGACCCGCCGCCATCGATTCAGGCCTCGATGGAAAAGCAGATGAAGGCCGACCGGGAAAAGCGCGCGATGATCTTGACCGCCGAAGGCACCCGGCAAGCAGCGATCATGCAGGCGGAGGGACAGAAGGCTGCGCAGATCCTCGCCGCCGAAGGCGCCAAGCAGGCCGCCATCCTGACCGCTGAAGCCGACCGCCAGTCACGGGTGCTGCGCGCTCAGGGTGAGCGAGCGGCCGCCTACCTGCGGGCGCAGGGGCAGGCCAAAGCGATCGAGAAGACATTCGCCGCCATCAAGGCGGGCCGGCCCACTCCGGAGATGTTGGCCTACCAGTACTTGCAAACACTGCCTGAGATGGCGCGTGGTGACGCGAACAAGGTGTGGGTGGTGCCCAGCGACTTCAGCGCCGCGCTGCAAGGGTTCACCCGGCTGTTGGGCACGCCCGGCGAGGACGGGGTGTTCCGGTTCGAACCGTCTCCGGTCGAGGACGCGCCCCGGCATGCCGCCGACGGCGACGACGCGGAGGTCGCGGATTGGTTCTCCACCGAAACCGACCCCGCGGTCGCGCAGGCGGTGGCCAAGGCCGAGGCGATCGCCGGCAAACCGGTCGACGGTGCGGCGGCGTCGCCGCCGGAGCTTCGGCAATAG
- a CDS encoding LysR family transcriptional regulator has protein sequence MTTVDLDIRKLRYFVAVAEELNFGRAAARLHIAQPVLSRQIRALERELGIKLLNRDTRGTTLTPAGSRLLDEGRFLLTEVQALRQRLSQAEAPAVVIKVGVLPGLLATAAARAFEAGDPARRAVIVPVTWNEQAEVIRRGDVHVVYARSPFDLSGLATAPLLEEPRDVVLAAGDPLAERRSVSLHDLASRRLLQNPASVPEWYAVASPEQRRAAVQSSVSGIEQKLELVAARAGFAVLPRSITTSYRRPDLRVVPADGLAPSRIVLAWDATVQDAARDEFIAAALACAGQTIDPVSLS, from the coding sequence ATGACCACGGTGGATCTCGACATACGCAAACTGCGCTACTTCGTCGCCGTGGCGGAGGAGCTTAACTTCGGCCGCGCCGCCGCGCGGCTGCACATTGCCCAGCCTGTGCTCTCGCGTCAGATTCGCGCGCTCGAGCGCGAACTGGGGATCAAGCTGCTCAATCGGGACACCCGCGGGACGACGCTGACCCCCGCTGGATCGCGGCTGCTCGACGAGGGCCGGTTCCTGCTTACCGAGGTGCAGGCGCTGCGGCAGCGGCTATCGCAGGCTGAAGCCCCCGCCGTCGTGATCAAGGTCGGGGTCCTGCCCGGGCTGTTGGCGACCGCTGCCGCACGGGCTTTCGAGGCGGGTGACCCGGCGCGGCGCGCGGTGATCGTGCCGGTGACGTGGAACGAGCAGGCCGAGGTGATCCGTCGCGGCGACGTGCACGTGGTCTACGCTCGCTCGCCGTTCGACCTGTCCGGCCTGGCGACGGCGCCGTTGCTGGAGGAGCCACGTGACGTAGTACTCGCCGCCGGTGATCCGCTGGCCGAACGGCGGTCGGTATCGCTACACGATCTGGCATCGCGGCGGCTGCTGCAGAACCCCGCGTCGGTGCCCGAGTGGTATGCCGTCGCCAGCCCGGAGCAGCGCCGCGCGGCGGTGCAGTCCTCGGTCAGCGGGATCGAGCAGAAGCTCGAATTAGTCGCCGCGCGCGCCGGTTTCGCGGTACTTCCCCGGTCCATAACCACGTCGTACCGAAGGCCGGACTTGCGGGTGGTGCCGGCCGATGGCCTCGCGCCCAGCCGGATAGTGCTGGCCTGGGACGCAACGGTCCAGGACGCGGCGCGCGACGAGTTCATCGCTGCGGCGCTGGCCTGTGCCGGACAGACGATCGATCCGGTCTCTCTATCGTAA
- the inhA gene encoding NADH-dependent enoyl-ACP reductase InhA, translated as MAGLLEGKRILVSGIITDSSIAFHIARVAQEQGAQLVLTGFDRLRLIQRIVDRLPEKAPLIELDVQNEEHLNTLAARVTEVIGEGNKLDGVVHSIGFMPQSGMGINPFFDAPYEDVSKGIHISAYSYASLAKALLPIMNSGGSIVGMDFDPSRAMPAYNWMTVAKSALESVNRFVAREAGKYGVRSNLVAAGPIRTLAMAAIVGGALGEEAGAQIQLLEEGWDQRAPVGWNMKDPTPVAKTVCALLSDWLPATTGDIIFADGGAHTQLL; from the coding sequence ATGGCAGGACTGCTCGAAGGCAAACGAATCCTGGTCAGCGGGATCATCACCGACTCCTCGATCGCCTTCCACATCGCGCGGGTGGCCCAGGAGCAGGGCGCGCAACTGGTGCTCACCGGATTCGACCGGCTGCGGCTGATCCAGCGCATCGTGGACCGGCTGCCAGAAAAGGCGCCGCTGATCGAGCTCGACGTCCAGAACGAAGAGCACCTGAACACGCTGGCCGCCCGCGTCACCGAGGTGATCGGTGAAGGCAACAAGCTCGACGGCGTCGTGCACTCGATCGGCTTCATGCCGCAAAGCGGGATGGGTATCAACCCGTTCTTCGACGCCCCGTACGAGGACGTCTCCAAGGGCATCCACATCTCGGCGTATTCCTATGCCTCGCTGGCCAAAGCGCTGCTGCCGATCATGAACTCGGGGGGCTCGATCGTCGGCATGGACTTCGACCCGAGCCGCGCCATGCCGGCCTACAACTGGATGACTGTGGCCAAGAGTGCGCTGGAGTCGGTCAACCGGTTCGTGGCACGTGAGGCAGGTAAGTACGGGGTCCGCTCCAATCTTGTTGCTGCCGGGCCTATCCGGACGCTGGCGATGGCCGCGATCGTCGGCGGGGCGCTGGGCGAGGAAGCCGGTGCGCAGATCCAGTTGCTTGAAGAGGGCTGGGATCAGCGCGCTCCGGTCGGCTGGAACATGAAGGACCCCACGCCGGTCGCCAAGACCGTGTGCGCCCTGCTTTCGGACTGGCTACCGGCCACCACCGGCGACATCATCTTCGCCGACGGCGGCGCACACACCCAATTGTTGTAA
- a CDS encoding GMC family oxidoreductase: MNTVLEPWYDVIVCGAGSSGSVIAGRLAENPDVRVLLLEAGGSDEVPSVTDARQWPSNLGSERDWGFVSDPDPRLHGRTIPFSMGKVLGGGSSINLMIWARGHRSDWDYYASESGEPAWGYEPVLDLYRRIEDWHGVGEPNHRGKGGPVFVQPAPDAHPLAAATLKAARALGIPTYQSPNGRLMEETRGAAIVDLRWRDEKRLSVFRTYTGPDQQNLTVVPHALVTRLIFDGERATGVEVVHDGAVHRVAASAEVVLSLGAIHTPKVLMQSGIGDEDELCRVGVAVRQNLPGVGRNLQDHFGFDCVWEFPETIQGSTQVGTALFWDSGAADVQGPDLFACSGPFPKATAENAAKYGLPQSGWTLFGSPTHPRSRGRLRLSSNDPTDPIRVEANALSDPEDLKTAIACIETLREIGNSPELRPFVAREVMPGDLTGVELENYLRDAVTTYWHQCGTAKMGRDSMSVVDGHLKVYGIEGLRVADASIIPRITTSNTMAPCVVVGERAAQFIQAEHRI; this comes from the coding sequence GTGAATACTGTGCTCGAGCCGTGGTACGACGTCATCGTGTGCGGTGCTGGGTCCTCAGGATCGGTGATCGCCGGTCGGTTGGCCGAAAACCCCGACGTCAGGGTCCTACTTCTGGAGGCCGGCGGAAGCGACGAGGTTCCCAGCGTAACCGATGCCAGACAGTGGCCATCTAATCTTGGCAGCGAACGTGATTGGGGATTTGTCTCCGATCCGGACCCGCGGCTTCATGGGCGCACGATCCCATTTTCAATGGGCAAAGTACTAGGCGGCGGGTCCAGCATCAACCTGATGATCTGGGCCCGAGGACACCGCAGCGACTGGGACTATTACGCGTCCGAATCCGGCGAGCCCGCCTGGGGATACGAGCCAGTCCTCGATCTTTACCGTCGGATCGAGGATTGGCACGGTGTCGGCGAGCCCAATCATCGGGGCAAGGGTGGGCCGGTATTCGTCCAACCAGCGCCGGACGCTCATCCGCTCGCCGCGGCAACGTTGAAAGCGGCCCGGGCGTTGGGGATCCCGACTTACCAAAGCCCCAATGGCCGCCTGATGGAAGAGACCCGCGGCGCTGCCATTGTCGATCTGCGCTGGCGCGACGAAAAACGCCTATCGGTGTTTCGCACCTACACCGGCCCAGATCAGCAGAATCTGACCGTCGTGCCGCACGCGCTGGTCACTCGCTTGATTTTCGACGGCGAGCGGGCCACCGGTGTCGAGGTCGTCCATGACGGCGCGGTTCATCGGGTGGCTGCTAGTGCGGAAGTTGTCCTGTCGCTCGGTGCCATTCACACGCCCAAGGTTCTGATGCAGTCCGGCATCGGTGATGAAGACGAACTGTGTCGAGTGGGCGTCGCCGTTCGCCAGAACCTGCCCGGAGTGGGGCGCAACCTTCAAGACCACTTCGGGTTCGACTGCGTGTGGGAGTTTCCCGAGACCATCCAGGGCAGCACTCAGGTAGGGACGGCACTATTTTGGGACTCGGGAGCGGCCGACGTCCAAGGACCAGACCTGTTCGCATGTTCCGGACCCTTCCCCAAAGCCACCGCGGAAAACGCTGCGAAATACGGCTTGCCGCAGAGCGGGTGGACCCTGTTCGGCTCACCCACACACCCCCGCAGCCGCGGTCGGCTTCGGCTGTCGAGCAACGACCCGACCGATCCCATCCGGGTCGAAGCCAACGCGCTATCGGATCCCGAAGATCTCAAGACCGCGATCGCTTGCATCGAGACGCTGCGCGAAATCGGCAACTCCCCAGAGCTTCGCCCCTTTGTCGCGCGCGAGGTGATGCCGGGTGACCTGACGGGCGTTGAGTTGGAGAACTATCTGCGTGACGCCGTCACCACATACTGGCACCAATGCGGTACAGCAAAGATGGGCCGCGACTCCATGTCGGTGGTCGACGGACACCTCAAGGTCTACGGCATCGAGGGCCTGCGCGTCGCCGATGCGTCCATCATTCCCCGAATCACGACGTCAAACACCATGGCACCGTGCGTCGTCGTCGGTGAACGCGCCGCTCAATTCATCCAAGCCGAACACCGAATCTGA
- a CDS encoding alpha/beta hydrolase fold domain-containing protein: MASKQAVEFAEFLADIGRRASNPNFGLETIRDVTENIHQATKEPEGVTYAEVDAGGVEALWCIPVDSDPESALLHTHMGGSVLMSMHSDRKAAAHIAKAAGARSLVLNFRRSPEHKYPAQVEDVQRAYRWLLDQGYRPNKIASVGHSIGGFLAVELVLRLRDRGEALPGAVLSISPWADVTLSGESIETNAERDKLLTRGLLELFRSCWLDGTDVGFADPRVHLLGADLSGLPPLGVYYGEYELLASDAVAFAQKAKEAGNDVVVRRVEEGQHSFIIGAGRVDEVDRAIAEMGLWLRSTLGLQTAVA; encoded by the coding sequence ATGGCAAGCAAGCAGGCGGTCGAGTTCGCCGAGTTCCTGGCCGATATCGGCCGGCGAGCCTCGAATCCCAACTTCGGGCTCGAGACGATTCGTGACGTGACTGAGAACATCCATCAGGCGACCAAGGAACCCGAAGGAGTCACCTATGCCGAGGTCGACGCCGGCGGGGTTGAGGCATTGTGGTGTATTCCTGTCGACAGTGACCCGGAATCGGCTCTCCTGCACACGCATATGGGTGGCAGCGTATTGATGTCGATGCATTCGGACCGAAAGGCCGCCGCGCACATAGCGAAGGCGGCCGGCGCGCGCTCGCTGGTCCTGAACTTCCGTCGTTCTCCGGAGCACAAGTACCCGGCGCAGGTCGAAGACGTGCAACGCGCCTACCGCTGGCTACTCGATCAGGGCTACCGGCCCAACAAGATTGCCAGCGTCGGCCACTCGATCGGCGGCTTTCTCGCGGTCGAACTCGTGCTGCGACTGCGAGATCGGGGTGAGGCGTTGCCTGGCGCGGTATTGTCCATTTCGCCCTGGGCCGACGTCACACTGTCGGGCGAATCCATCGAAACCAACGCCGAGCGGGACAAGCTGCTCACGCGAGGATTGCTCGAGCTGTTCCGGTCCTGCTGGCTCGACGGAACCGATGTGGGATTCGCCGACCCACGGGTGCACCTGCTCGGTGCCGACCTGTCCGGGTTACCTCCACTCGGGGTGTACTACGGCGAGTATGAACTGCTCGCGTCGGACGCCGTCGCCTTCGCCCAAAAGGCAAAGGAGGCAGGCAATGACGTCGTCGTCCGGCGGGTGGAGGAGGGTCAGCATTCTTTCATTATCGGAGCCGGTCGTGTAGATGAGGTGGACCGCGCCATCGCCGAAATGGGTCTTTGGTTGCGCTCTACGCTAGGACTTCAAACCGCGGTGGCGTAG
- a CDS encoding alpha/beta hydrolase, translated as MLEMFEKGQTSELHRYPLLFVHGAWHGGWCWNEHFLDFFANRGFRAIALSLRGHGWSPIERSLHTSSISDFLTDLASVVQNLPETPVLVGHSMGGFLVQKYLETHHLPAAILIASTPPRGQLHSLLRSMRRHPLRCTRFALTGNPAHLYGSTAGARALFFGGQASDSLVEAVTTRLQPESARAIFFDMVATNLVNTRKVSTPVLVLGGQEDRIYATSDVRRTAKAYNTEPVFFPKMGHELMLEPGWATVAHTIASWLGNLRL; from the coding sequence ATGCTGGAAATGTTCGAGAAGGGGCAAACCAGCGAGCTCCACCGTTACCCGCTGCTTTTCGTTCACGGTGCGTGGCATGGTGGATGGTGTTGGAACGAACATTTTCTGGACTTTTTTGCTAACCGGGGGTTCCGCGCGATTGCCCTGAGTCTGCGTGGGCACGGCTGGAGTCCGATTGAGAGATCGCTTCATACCAGTTCAATTTCAGACTTTCTCACCGACTTAGCATCCGTCGTACAGAACCTTCCCGAGACCCCGGTGTTGGTGGGCCATTCAATGGGCGGTTTCTTGGTTCAGAAGTACCTGGAGACCCACCATCTCCCCGCCGCGATACTTATCGCCTCAACGCCACCGCGAGGACAGCTACACTCCTTGCTGCGGTCGATGCGCCGACATCCTCTACGCTGCACCAGATTTGCGCTCACCGGTAATCCTGCTCACTTGTACGGCTCTACAGCGGGCGCTCGAGCACTGTTCTTCGGCGGCCAGGCTTCCGATTCGCTCGTCGAAGCCGTCACAACGCGACTCCAGCCCGAAAGCGCACGCGCCATCTTTTTCGACATGGTCGCCACCAACTTGGTCAACACCAGGAAGGTAAGCACACCGGTACTTGTGCTGGGCGGACAAGAGGACCGGATCTATGCCACCAGCGACGTGCGCCGAACCGCCAAGGCCTATAACACGGAACCCGTGTTTTTCCCGAAGATGGGACACGAGCTCATGTTGGAACCAGGTTGGGCCACGGTCGCCCACACAATCGCTTCCTGGCTGGGCAACCTACGACTATGA
- a CDS encoding ferrochelatase gives MEFDAVLLLSFGGPEGPEQVRPFLENVTRGRGVPPERLDAVAEHYLHFGGVSPINGINRALIEEIRAQQDLPVYFGNRNWAPYVEETVTTMRDNGIRQAAVFTTSAWSGYSSCTQYVEDLARARQAAGPQAPRLTKLRPYFDHPLFVEMFADAVAAAAATGPADARLVFTAHSIPLAADRRLGPNLYSRQVAYAASLVAKAAGYDDYDLAWQSRSGPPRVPWLEPDVADHLKALSDDGVRAVIVCPIGFVADHIEVVWDLDQELQEEAQVMGIALARATTPNADPRFARLAIDLMDELRYGRAPARVLGSDPVPGCLASVNGEACRPPHCARENADGSE, from the coding sequence ATGGAATTCGACGCGGTCCTGCTGTTGTCTTTCGGCGGGCCGGAAGGTCCCGAGCAGGTGCGGCCTTTCCTGGAAAATGTCACGCGCGGCCGCGGGGTGCCGCCGGAGCGGCTGGACGCGGTCGCCGAGCACTACCTGCACTTCGGTGGGGTGTCACCGATCAACGGGATCAACCGCGCGCTGATCGAGGAGATCCGCGCTCAGCAAGATCTGCCGGTCTACTTCGGCAACCGCAACTGGGCACCCTATGTCGAAGAGACCGTTACTACCATGCGGGACAATGGGATTCGACAAGCAGCGGTGTTCACCACGTCGGCGTGGAGCGGGTATTCCAGCTGCACACAGTACGTCGAAGACCTAGCTCGCGCCCGCCAAGCCGCCGGCCCCCAGGCGCCGCGATTGACCAAACTGCGCCCCTACTTCGACCATCCACTGTTCGTGGAGATGTTCGCCGACGCCGTCGCCGCGGCCGCCGCGACCGGACCGGCCGACGCCAGATTGGTGTTCACCGCGCATTCCATTCCGCTCGCCGCGGACCGTCGGCTGGGGCCGAACCTCTACAGCCGCCAAGTCGCCTATGCCGCAAGTCTTGTGGCTAAGGCCGCCGGATACGACGACTATGACCTGGCCTGGCAGTCCCGCTCGGGCCCGCCGCGGGTGCCCTGGCTGGAACCCGACGTCGCCGATCATCTCAAGGCACTGTCCGACGACGGTGTCCGCGCCGTCATCGTTTGCCCTATCGGCTTCGTCGCCGACCATATCGAAGTCGTGTGGGACCTTGATCAGGAGCTGCAGGAAGAGGCCCAGGTCATGGGAATCGCGTTGGCCAGAGCCACCACCCCGAACGCCGACCCTCGATTCGCCCGGCTGGCAATCGATTTGATGGACGAGCTGCGGTACGGCCGCGCGCCCGCCCGGGTGCTCGGTTCAGACCCGGTGCCGGGCTGTTTGGCCAGTGTCAACGGCGAGGCGTGCCGTCCACCGCATTGCGCGCGCGAAAACGCCGACGGCAGCGAGTAA
- a CDS encoding alpha/beta hydrolase — MLREDVTFDAEGATLHAWWYPARQEHQAGTASPCVVMAHGWTSTKKMYLDKFAEVFAEAGICVLVFDNRGWGDSGTARGKPRHEVDPWEQIGDYRHAITFAQNRPEVDPDRIGVWGTSFSAAHAFVVAAIDRRVHAVCGQAPFISGRVTYASLARVNNQVVGPERFTADRRARARGDAPTMVPVIGKDPTTLVGLPTPDAYAFFTEARVTLDQQWPNEVTLRSLDNFYGYEPARHLPDIAPTPLLMIVAQEDGLTGGSLAAAAYQTAAEPKRIVFIPGGHFAAYTGQGFKLASQAARDWFTTHLC; from the coding sequence ATGCTGCGCGAAGACGTCACGTTCGACGCCGAGGGAGCCACTCTCCACGCGTGGTGGTATCCCGCCCGGCAGGAACACCAAGCTGGGACGGCGAGCCCCTGTGTGGTCATGGCGCATGGGTGGACGTCGACGAAGAAGATGTACCTCGACAAGTTCGCCGAAGTGTTTGCGGAGGCGGGAATTTGCGTGCTGGTCTTCGACAATCGGGGCTGGGGTGACTCCGGGACAGCGCGCGGCAAGCCGCGCCATGAGGTCGACCCGTGGGAGCAGATCGGCGACTACCGGCATGCGATCACCTTTGCGCAGAACCGACCCGAGGTTGATCCCGATCGCATCGGCGTGTGGGGAACCAGTTTCTCGGCCGCGCACGCTTTCGTCGTCGCGGCGATCGACCGGCGGGTGCACGCTGTTTGCGGCCAGGCCCCCTTCATCAGCGGCAGGGTCACCTACGCCAGCCTGGCCCGGGTGAACAACCAGGTGGTCGGCCCGGAGCGCTTCACCGCCGACCGGCGCGCCCGCGCACGCGGCGACGCGCCGACCATGGTGCCGGTCATCGGTAAGGACCCGACCACGCTGGTGGGTTTGCCCACGCCCGACGCCTACGCATTCTTCACCGAAGCACGCGTAACGCTGGATCAGCAATGGCCCAACGAGGTGACGTTGCGCAGCCTGGACAACTTTTACGGCTACGAACCGGCGCGCCACCTGCCCGACATCGCGCCGACCCCGCTGCTGATGATCGTCGCCCAAGAGGATGGCCTGACCGGCGGGAGCCTGGCGGCGGCCGCGTACCAGACTGCGGCCGAACCGAAACGAATCGTCTTCATTCCGGGCGGCCACTTCGCGGCCTACACCGGCCAGGGGTTCAAACTGGCGTCGCAGGCCGCGCGGGACTGGTTTACGACGCACCTCTGTTAG
- a CDS encoding SDR family oxidoreductase — protein sequence MSLCNQIVLIIGGTSGIGLAVAAAVAERGATPVVASRRSSSVDRALGLLPAGARGATVDLADPASIERLAEWAGPVDHVVYTAGEPLETVPLASLTPDVIAAFYQTRFIGACSTVRVFGRRLAAGGSITLTSGSAAEQPDFGALPVSLCGAMNALTAALAVELAPVRVNSVAPGMVRSPLWRNMGEEDREAMFSDAAERIPLGRVADAEEVARAYLFCIEQTYSTGAVVKVDGGSVLV from the coding sequence ATGAGTCTGTGCAACCAAATCGTCCTGATTATCGGGGGGACGTCGGGCATCGGCCTGGCGGTGGCCGCCGCGGTCGCCGAGCGTGGCGCCACGCCCGTCGTCGCCTCGCGCCGATCATCCAGCGTCGACCGCGCGCTGGGACTGCTGCCCGCCGGGGCTCGTGGCGCAACGGTCGACCTCGCCGACCCCGCATCCATCGAGCGGCTGGCCGAGTGGGCCGGCCCCGTCGATCACGTCGTCTACACCGCGGGCGAGCCGCTAGAGACGGTTCCGTTGGCAAGTCTGACGCCGGACGTCATCGCCGCCTTCTACCAAACCCGCTTCATCGGGGCGTGCAGCACGGTTCGGGTGTTCGGCCGACGACTGGCCGCGGGCGGCTCGATCACGCTGACCAGTGGATCGGCCGCCGAGCAACCGGATTTCGGTGCGTTGCCGGTCAGCCTGTGCGGCGCGATGAACGCGCTGACCGCCGCCCTGGCCGTCGAACTGGCACCGGTGCGGGTCAATAGTGTCGCGCCGGGCATGGTGCGCTCCCCGCTGTGGCGCAACATGGGCGAGGAGGACCGAGAAGCGATGTTTTCCGATGCGGCAGAACGGATTCCGTTAGGCAGGGTCGCCGATGCCGAGGAGGTGGCGCGGGCTTACCTGTTCTGCATCGAGCAGACGTACTCCACCGGAGCGGTCGTCAAGGTCGACGGCGGCAGCGTCCTCGTCTAG
- a CDS encoding DoxX family protein — translation MSLLTAPKTYAALAAFQAGDAVACAIPLPPIAELLDDLGVPESVRPVMPIAKAASAVGLAAVTRFPGLARLTTAMLTLYFVLAVAAHLRVRDFLRAIPAVSFLTLFAAMTAKGPDGS, via the coding sequence ATGAGCCTTTTGACTGCACCGAAAACCTATGCGGCGCTCGCCGCATTCCAGGCTGGTGATGCGGTGGCGTGTGCCATCCCGTTGCCGCCGATCGCCGAGCTGCTCGACGATCTCGGCGTCCCGGAAAGTGTGCGGCCCGTCATGCCGATCGCCAAGGCCGCCTCAGCGGTGGGTCTGGCGGCCGTCACCCGATTCCCGGGCCTGGCCCGGCTGACCACTGCGATGCTGACGCTGTACTTCGTGTTGGCGGTCGCGGCGCATCTTCGCGTCCGGGATTTCCTTCGTGCCATTCCCGCGGTGTCGTTTCTGACGCTGTTCGCGGCGATGACGGCCAAGGGCCCGGACGGTAGCTAG
- a CDS encoding TetR/AcrR family transcriptional regulator, translating to MRYPADQKAKARAALLRGGTRSMKVAGFNGIGVDGLAAAADVTSGAFYSNFANKEAMLEAIVEAAVGEPFVSDTESGSKAERRSKLKAFVAEYLSAYHVNNPAEGCVMPTLSADVARAGSATREAYEHKIAALAGRMAELLDGADRERRAWSIVALMVGAVSISRAMADAATQVEVLDAARETADILISPGKRRK from the coding sequence ATGAGATACCCCGCAGACCAGAAGGCCAAAGCGCGCGCCGCGTTACTACGTGGGGGCACGCGCTCGATGAAGGTCGCCGGCTTCAACGGGATCGGGGTGGACGGGCTGGCCGCCGCGGCCGATGTGACGTCGGGGGCGTTCTATTCGAATTTCGCCAACAAGGAAGCGATGCTCGAGGCCATCGTCGAGGCCGCCGTCGGTGAGCCGTTCGTTTCCGATACGGAGTCCGGCAGCAAGGCCGAGCGCCGCTCCAAACTGAAAGCCTTTGTCGCCGAATACCTAAGCGCCTACCACGTCAACAATCCGGCTGAAGGATGCGTGATGCCGACCCTGAGTGCCGACGTGGCACGGGCGGGTTCGGCCACGCGGGAGGCATACGAACACAAGATCGCCGCGTTGGCAGGTCGAATGGCGGAGTTGCTCGACGGCGCGGACCGCGAACGCCGGGCGTGGAGCATCGTCGCGCTGATGGTTGGGGCGGTGTCGATATCGCGTGCCATGGCCGACGCCGCCACGCAGGTGGAAGTGCTCGACGCCGCGCGGGAAACCGCGGACATACTCATTTCTCCCGGCAAGCGACGCAAGTAA